Below is a genomic region from Astatotilapia calliptera chromosome 13, fAstCal1.2, whole genome shotgun sequence.
TCAAGATGTAAATAGtctttttatctgtgttttctCCCAGTGGAGGCTCTTCATCTGGGAACTCTGATGGCTGCACATGGTTACTTCTTCCCCATCTCTGACCACGTCCTCACTCTCAAAGACGATGGCACTTTCTATAGGTTTCAGGTAAGAATGTTAATGTTTAATTCCTCATTATAttgaatgattttatttttattatacatCTGTCCGACTCTGTCAGCATTGCTTAATCAAGGGAATATTTAAtcctattttttaaatatttaacattttaagtttGCTAGAGTCAAGGACTTTTAGAGTCAATAGATTattctgttctttcttttcatccACTTTTTGATTAGGGCCATCAAATACTGTGAACATAAGGTGTTGcaattcattaattaattaaaaatgaggaaactggacaaaagaAGTGGCAGGGTGGAAAATATTCACTGCAGATGAAAAGTATTTGAAAGTCATCATGTTCGTCTTTAAGaaatagggaaaaaaatccaacaaaggCTGGACACAGAACCTGGGAGATGCatgtggctgtcaagaagcaaTTTTAAGGaaaggagacagagaaaaagatggatgcatgccaaattacacaagaactaaaAATCACTGGCAACATGTCTCATAGAGCAATGAATCCATATTTGCATTTCAGAGAGTGGTATTGGAGATCTTGTcgaaattgatggaattatgaacgcAGAAAAGTACTTTCAGATTTTATCGGTCTGGAAAGAAGCTTTGACTTTGACTATGTTATttagcatgacagtgatcctAACTACACAGTCCCAATAGAGTAAAAGAATATCtggataaaaaacacacacaatggaacactatcagtcatggattggcctcttCATAGCCCGGACCGCAAGATTAGTGAAGCAGTGTGGAATCATCTTCACAGAGAACAtaacaaaaggaagccaagatccaaagagctttgaatatccttcaagaagcctggaaacctattcctgaagactactcaaATAAATTACAAGAGTGCTTGCCTATAAGAGTTTAAGCTGTTTTAAAGGATAAATGCCACACCAAATACTGAATTTAAGCTCATTAGCActgtacaaaaatattttttcttgctatactgtatttccatgtatgttttctCATTTTGCTAAACCACTGCACTCGTTTTCCTAGAAGAATATaaaaaatgaggggtggctaAGAGCCTTGCACAGTGCTACACGCAGATCGTTTTAATAAAAAAGTCATGTTAAATGATAACATTTATGCAGGATGGcagcaaaagaacaaaaaaatggacaaaattGTTTCAAATGATATTTCAAATCATCTATTGGAgttgaaataaaatgttcattccCATATGAAGTATGAAGTATACTTAGTTCAATTACATATGAAGTAAGTAAACCAGGAGGTCCTGAACACAATTCATACTAGTTCATGAATGGGGAGGGGAGTGCTCCATTCATGAACTAGTACTCCAAACATCAATACACAGACTGACAGTTTTACTGATTTTCCACCAAGTGAGTTCCCCCAAGTGTGCTGCACAGCAACTAACAAGAGTAAATCAATGCCTAAGGTTTTTTGTGTTAGTACCCTTTACTTTGCCTTTTGTTGTATGTAATCACTTTTCATCTGGTGCCAGTCCATACAATGCTGCCCAAGGAGGGCGAGCTCTCATGCTGGTCTGCTCTAAGCACTCTCTGAAAGAAGCTTATGTGCTTTAGACATTATGCCAAACCCATTatacaacaaaatattttattgtgaCAGATGCAGGGCTGGGACCACATGCCCACCCAAAGTAACATAGCAGTACACTTTGATTTCGAAACACCATGTGGTTAGTTGTACATTATCAAAGCTGCaaggtctttttttaaagttttgtttctTAATGACTCGTTTTTCCCTTCAGACTCCGTACTTTTGGCCATCAAATTGCTGGGAACCAGAAAACACAGACTATGGTGagagccattctgttgtagtcATATTTGAACTTCCactgtgtatgtgcgtgtttgtgtgtgtatagagaAGACTAATGAGACAGGCTGTTTGTATATTGCATAAACTGTAGCTGACATGTTATTAATGCTGATTTTtacagaggttaaaaatatgaaacgcAAGTGTTGCAACAGTGTCTCCATGTTAGATGTGATAAAAAGGATCAGATTTAGTTTTTACACTAACGCTTGGCCAACAGTTAGAATCAGGTAATGCTTtctattttacacatttatttttttcagtgttttccaacTAAAGTTAATTGTGTCTACCTCAGTCATACTCTGACTGAGGCAGTCTGATTACTGTGAAGGAAAACAGGAATGCCTTGATATGCATGCACCTGTTGTGCACAGTTGGCTGAGCATTTTAATGGTGATACAGGGATGAGCTTTTCATTGTTACAGCCGAGCAGAGTGGAGATAAAGCTTTCATAATGCCAAAAATGGGTTGCTGAATAGCTGCATCCTTGCAGGTCGTTCATTTGTTGTTTGAATTGTAGAAGGGGAAAGGGGCTAATGCTCACAGTGGGAATAATCCTGGGAGTGTTAGAGGAAGTCAGTGTCTCAGATGCAGCAACTGATTCACTTGAATGATGCCCCTTAATGAAAACACTCTAATGGCATAATGAAGCTTGCACATTATGGTCAGTTAACAAAGAGATGAAGGGATGATGATAGTACAGGAAGACATCAAAAGTCAGGCGTGCACACACCTTCAAACACACAAGCACCAGCAgttgcaggcacacacacacacacacacacacacacacacacacacacacacacacacacacacacacacacacacacacacacacacacacacatcatagtAAATGACCTTTGTGATTTGCAGTCCAGTCTAAATGTGCAGTTGAGAGGATTAACTGAATCAACGCAGGGCCACTTAAGGCTGTTAAAACGAAGCTGAGATCCTGTTCTCCCTTTATTACcattctctttgtctctctcagctGTTTACCTCTGCAAAAGAACAATGCAAAATAAAGCACGTCTGGAGCTTGCAGACTATGAAGCGGTAAGTGAAGAAGGTCTTTTAGTGTCAGCACTCCTTTCTATCTGTGCTCTTCCTGTATTAGCACTGCTTTCTTACCTTTTGGTTCATACTGACAGTaacaacatttgtttttccaTGTGTCATTGTATAATTTGCAGCTCTCTTTCAACAAAGCTATTAAATGAATCACTGGTTTAGTCATTATCTGCgtctttttctttcatatcAGAGCAGGAGTCATTAAAGATTGTATCCAGTTGTGCACTGTACACAGCATGCGCGATAAACATAATCAGCCTGGATTCCTACAAAGCTTAGTTTTCctgcttcttctttgttttacttACAGGAGAGCTTAGCAAGGCTACAGAGAGCTTTCGCCAGGAAATGGGAGTTCATTTTTATGCAAGCAGAAGCACAAGCAAAGTAGGTTTCTATAAGAACCACACACGCATTGAGCCATTATAAGTGAGTTCTCTTACAGACTCGTTATGTCGTGATTAAACGTCCCTGTAATTACCAGTGCACAACTTCACAGATGGATTGCACATTAAACATGTGATGAAGTAAATGGCTCATAAATGTTTTAGATTAATCTACACACTCTGTCAGAACTGTTCCCTGAATTCTATCTTTTCCCTCCCAGAGTGGACAAGAAAAGAGACAAAATTGAGAGAAAAATTCTTGACAGTCAGGAAAGAGCATTCTGGGACGTGCACAGACCAGTGGTGAGTAAAATTATGATGGTATTGTCATAATCACCTCTGCTGTTACTAATAGCATTGTTTTGCTGACTTTACTAGCATCATCCTACTAGTTCTCGTAAAAGTGAATAATGCTGAAATAATTATTTCACAATGACCACAGTCTAAATGAACAATTACCCAGAATGGTACATTTAGTTTTTGTGAGTTATGTATTGTCTTTTTTATAGATATCACATAACACTGTGATTAATAAATTGTTTCATAAATGTTATGCAATTATAAGCTTTAAGCACTTAATAGATGACAGAATTTATATATGAGCTTTATATGGTTCCTGTAACATTTAAAGAGTGTAAATAGCTGAACGCTCTGCAAATACCCCGGCGTGTATTTGCCTTGGCCATACACATGAAATGCCACATCAATAACTGTCACAACACATCAGCTTCACCGCTGCTCTTTACCTTGTTCCTGCACACttgcttagcattagcatttagTTTCCCCTTGAGGTTTAAGGGTCTCCTCTGCTGTATTCCTGAAAGCCACTGCTCCACGGTTAATTGGGAAATAACAAGTTCAATTTATGCGTCCTCGGAGCAACATAATCAATATTAATTCAAATTTCACAGTGACACCATCAAGCTCTGTTCTTCTGGAAGAAACCTAGATTAGACTACTTGCTCAATCAGCCAGTATTTGCACTCTAAGATTCTAATTTCCTGCTGGTTTCCATGTTTTCCTAGAATTGGCACATTCCATGTTTAATTAACCAGCATCTGACACATTGTCCTTGAGACTTCCAGCAAATCCAGCTCATTCTCACTTCCAACTTGTCACATACTGATGCTTGGTCAGGACCCGCAGGCATCACATTTTAACGCACATAGTATCCTTTAGCATCATTTTCAAAGTGCGGGGTACTTGGTGAGATTTTAAGATGCCCCTGTCTGAGTTAGATGACATGAGACTGCAGGCAAATGTCCTCTGTTGGTGTTGTCTCTATTGTGGACTATGTAACCTTGGCAAAGAAACGAAGCTTGCTGCAGATGTGAAAGATTTGTAATGGGAACTGGGGAGAATTTGTTGGCTAAGCGTATTTGAAAAATGACACAGTACTGAGCAAAAGTTTTAGGTAGGTgagaaaaaatgctgtaaacaaagaatgctttcaaaaatggaagtgttaatcatttattttaatcatcatgaacaaaagagaaaggtaaatcaaatcaatatttggtgtggcCACCCTTTGCCTTCAAAACAGTTCTTCACACAGTTTtcgaaagaaaacagaagaagaaagcaggTTGTTCCAAAACTTTCGGAGAACTAACCACAGATTTTCTGTGGATGTAGGCTTCCTCAcatccttctgtctcttcatgtAATCCCAGACACGCTTGATGAAGTTgagatcagggctctgtgggggcCATACCATCACTTCCAccacttctttttccttttgaaaatatttgGCTGTAGTttggggtcgttgtcctgctgcaggACACATTTGGGGccaataaacaatcatttatatttctgtctctgtttcacacctgcctaaaacttttgcacagtaccgaCACCTTTACTAATTGTGGCATCGAGCTAGAGTACACTGTGATATAGAGTACATAACTGTGTTCTAAGAGTCTAAGCTCAAGGAAGAGTATAATCAGCTAAAAATGTAATCACAAGCTGGATTTCTCATGATTTcctgattttcatttttttcacagcCTGGATGTGTCAATACAACAGAAGTTGACATAAAGAAGTCCTCAAGAATGAAAAATCCCCACAAAACTAGAAAGGTACTTAAGAGCTTTCTACTCTTACCTGATTATAATGTTACTtatttgtatgtatatattacAAGTATGAATGCAAACAGTTTCATATTGCCATGCTTTGCTTGTTTGCAGCATTAAGGCTACTTATATTGATGCTtacgtttttattttattagtctgtGTATGGGCTGCAGAATGATATCCGTACCCACAGCCCAACCCACACCCCAGCTCCAGAGGCCAAGCAGCCTACAGAAGAAGAACTGCAGGAACAGGTTAGACCTACAGGTGGCAGTAGAGGATTTGTGATTTTGTCAATGATAGTGCTTCAATTGGACTTGGTATTTTACTACAGCCATATTATTTCTGTATCCAGTTAATTGCACTGAGCaccttttaaatataaagcatAACTTGAAATGTCATATCAGtatgactgaaaatgaatgaatgaattcatgGAGACTGCTGTCTACTCATTGTTCCCCGCTGTGGTTTCAGATCACCTTTTGGCAATTGCAATTAGACAGGCATCGACTGAAAATGTCCAAAGTGGCAGAGAGGTGAGCGATGTTCTTTGTGTCTTTATTCAGTTTAGCCATCGATCTGTTTATTGAGCCTTTAAACAGCCTAACACAGCTGGGAATTAAGAACTAAGATGACCTTGAGCAGTGTTTAAGCCCAGACAATGCCTTCAGCTGTCATCAGCGTACAGAGATCCAGATACCTGATCCTGTACAAAGTGTCTGTTTGTCATTCCTTTCTAAAAAGAGAGATATGTTCAGGAAAGACTTCTAAATCCTTGTGTCCAAGTAGTGAGCCAATCCCTCTTGTCAAACtctacatttcatttcatttatagtATTTGCTCCCAAGGGAATTTACCTTCTCTTTCTGTCAGGTAAAGCTAACAAATAAACCACCCattcttgttttaaaaaacagtttgttgGGCTATACGGAGCAGTATCTTGAATACGACCCCTTCCTCACGCCACCAGACCCATCTAACCCTTGGATCTCAGATGACGCCACACTCTGGGAGCTTGAAGCCAGGTGGGTACAGAAAACCACAAATGCTAAACGTTATTCCCAAGTGTTTCTATAGCACATATTGATCTGTGAAAACGTGTTGTACTTTTTGTGTCCTCCTCCAGTAAGGAGCCAGGCCAGCAGAGGGTAAAGAGGTGGGCTTTTGGCATTGACGAGGTTCTCAAAGATCCTGTTGGGAGAGAGCAGTTCCTAAAGTTCCTGGAGTCTGAGTTCAGCTCAGAGAATCTCAGGTACATCATGAAAAAGTTCTTTCTATAGAGCAGCATGCCCATATACAGTACATGCATTATACCAGTATTGCACTGTCTACCATATTAC
It encodes:
- the rgs7a gene encoding regulator of G-protein signaling 7a → MAQTNSSGQGTNGVADESPNMIVYRKMEEVIARMQDEKNGIPIRTVKSFLTKIPSVFSGSDIVQWMMKNLDIEDQVEALHLGTLMAAHGYFFPISDHVLTLKDDGTFYRFQTPYFWPSNCWEPENTDYAVYLCKRTMQNKARLELADYEAESLARLQRAFARKWEFIFMQAEAQAKVDKKRDKIERKILDSQERAFWDVHRPVPGCVNTTEVDIKKSSRMKNPHKTRKSVYGLQNDIRTHSPTHTPAPEAKQPTEEELQEQITFWQLQLDRHRLKMSKVAESLLGYTEQYLEYDPFLTPPDPSNPWISDDATLWELEASKEPGQQRVKRWAFGIDEVLKDPVGREQFLKFLESEFSSENLRFWLAVQELKKRPIREVPTRVQEIWQEFLAPGAPSAINVDSKSYDKTTQNVKDPGRYAFEDAQEHIYKLMKSDSYSRFIRSSAYQELLQAKKKKSKNLF